The following are encoded in a window of Impatiens glandulifera chromosome 5, dImpGla2.1, whole genome shotgun sequence genomic DNA:
- the LOC124938049 gene encoding kelch-like protein 3 yields MGTGKRIESLYNDINQGTRNLNKNNLGGVIFGCSNATIEECLSKQLFGLPAQHFSYVVNIQPCLPLFLFNYSDRKLHGIFEAASFGLMNINPYAWTANGSTKTQYPAQVQIRLRLKCQPLSEIAFKPVILDNYYSQSHFWFELDHAQTSRLMSLFSSVVVGPSSHQKSAKYCPLFSFPSLADKRNGTVVSKPPSAYVNNELHSLETNCSDETTFAPKARLDERNIEKEKDHIYIKLKELALDRYGSNTQLTGLSENNVAGGGSHSMNNCSNAPQYSSNDKDTVVLDNTSDSVIAQLLQGMEELKALNVEYLQKVSYMEQKLVKAETEIQQLNNRCVMLESILPPAGHVKAPSLSYSDVKFDFHESILIVGGFDGINWLSSLDSYSPSQDVMRSLKPMNSARSYASVAKLNHELYVFGGTHSGSWFDTVESYDPIKDKWTSCPPLNDKKGGLASATMYDKIFAVGGQNEVEYLANVEMLVLELARWVPTRSMLQKRASHAVVELNGAIYASGGFQGTGYLNSVERFDPREHYWTRIGSMNIERSCHSLVVLNEKIYAIGGYNGSSMLSSVEVYDPCLGSWMIAEPMNQSRGYFGAVAIQDTIFVIGGSYNDHQLDTVECYKEDHGWKLTNLKAVGKRGYFSSIVL; encoded by the exons ATGGGGACAGGGAAGAGAATTGAAAGCTTATATAATGACATAAATCAGGGGACTAGAAATCTGAATAAGAATAACCTTGGTGGTGTTATATTCGGTTGCAGCAACGCCACCATTGAAGAATGTCTTTCCAAACAACTATTTG GATTGCCAGCTCAACACTTCTCTTATGTAGTGAACATTCAACCTTGTCTTCCATTGTTTCTTTTCAACTATTCAGACAGGAAACTTCATGGTATATTTGAGGCAGCTAGTTTTGGTCTAATGAATATTAATCCTTATGCATGGACTGCTAATGGTTCAACTAAAACTCAATATCCTGCTCAG GTTCAAATCCGCCTCAGATTGAAATGTCAGCCATTATCTGAAATAGCTTTCAAGCCAGTTATTCTAGACAATTATTACAGCCAGAGCCATTTCTGGTTTGAACTCGATCATGCTCAAACGAGTAGATTGATGTCTTTGTTTTCATCTGTAGTTGTTGGACCAAGTTCTCATCAAAAGTCAGCAAAGTATTGCCCTCTCTTCTCATTCCCATCATTGGCTGACAAGAGAAATGGAACGGTTGTTTCTAAGCCGCCATCTGCATATGTGAACAATGAGTTACATAGTTTGGAAACCAATTGTTCTGATGAAACGACTTTTGCACCAAAGGCTCGTTTAGATGAGCGCAACATAGAGAAAGAGAAGGATCATATCTACATAAAGCTAAAAGAATTAGCTCTTGATCGATATGGATCAAACACACAATTAACGGGTCTCAGTGAAAATAATGTTGCTGGTGGTGGTTCTCATTCGATGAACAATTGTTCTAATGCACCACAGTATAGTTCAAATGATAAGGACACTGTGGTTCTTGATAACACCTCCGATTCTGTCATAGCACAG CTTCTACAAGGCATGGAGGAGTTAAAAGCTCTCAATGTGGAATACCTTCAAAAAGTTAGTTATATGGAGCAGAAGCTG GtcaaagctgaaacagagaTCCAACAACTAAATAAccgatgtgtgatgctggagtCTATACTTCCTCCAGCAGGGCATGTGAAAGCTCCATCACTATCATATAGTGATGTTAAGTTTGATTTCCATGAGTCAATACTTATTGTTGGAGGATTTGATGGGATCAATTGGTTGTCATCATTAGATTCTTATTCCCCATCACAAGATGTTATGCGATCTCTTAAACCAATGAATTCCGCTAGATCTTATGCATCTGTCGCAAAGTTGAACCATGAATTGTATGTATTTGGAGGTACACATTCTGGTTCATGGTTTGATACAG TTGAATCTTATGATCCAATCAAAGACAAATGGACCTCATGTCCTCCTCTCAATGATAAAAAAGGAGGCTTAGCTAGTGCTACCATGTACGACAAAATTTTTGCAGTTGGTGGTCAAAATGAGGTTGAATACCTTGCCAATGTTGAAATGCTAGTTTTGGAACTTGCACGCTGGGTGCCCACAAGGTCAATGTTACAAAAG CGAGCTTCTCATGCAGTTGTAGAACTTAATGGAGCAATCTATGCTAGTGGTGGTTTTCAAGGGACGGGTTATTTGAA TTCTGTGGAGAGGTTTGATCCTAGAGAACACTATTGGACAAGAATCGGGAGTATGAACATAGAAAGGAGCTGCCATTCACTTGTCGTGTTGAATgagaaaat ATACGCCATTGGTGGTTATAATGGGAGTTCAATGCTTTCAAGTGTAGAAGTTTACGATCCATGTTTAGGTTCATGGATGATTGCAGAACCGATGAATCAATCGAGAGGATATTTTGGTGCTGTTGCTATCCAGGATACAATATTTGTTATTGGAGGTTCTTATAACGATCATCAATTGGATACG GTAGAGTGTTATAAAGAGGATCATGGTTGGAAATTGACTAACTTAAAGGCTGTGGGAAAGCGAGGCTACTTCTCTTCCATCGTTCTATGA
- the LOC124938302 gene encoding PRA1 family protein B4-like, which produces MKPMTSSTPAILPISNPQTTVPSAAQSQPPIVTPAISTFISNITDTVRNGLGQRRPWSELIDRSAISRPDSITDATQRIRKNYSYFRVNYFALIAIVLGISLLTNPFSLITLAGLLAAWIFLYLFRPSDQPLVVFGRNYSDKETLGLLIVASLVVIFLTSVGSVLISALMVGLAIVCCHGAFRTPEDLFLDDQDTAASTGFLSFLAGSSSTTKIASVVAGRV; this is translated from the coding sequence ATGAAACCGATGACTTCTTCAACTCCAGCAATTCTCCCAATCTCAAACCCACAAACCACCGTCCCTTCCGCCGCACAATCACAGCCGCCAATTGTGACTCCAGCTATCAGCACATTCATCTCAAACATCACCGACACCGTCCGCAACGGTCTCGGTCAGCGCCGTCCATGGTCGGAACTCATCGACCGATCCGCCATCTCAAGGCCAGATTCGATCACAGATGCTACACAGCGTATCCGCAAAAACTATTCTTATTTTCGTGTAAACTACTTCGCACTCATCGCTATTGTTCTGGGCATCTCTCTTCTCACAAACCCTTTTTCTCTCATCACCCTTGCTGGTCTTTTAGCCGCATGGATCTTTCTATATCTCTTCCGTCCTTCCGATCAGCCTCTTGTTGTGTTCGGCCGTAACTATTCTGATAAAGAAACTCTAGGGCTTCTTATTGTTGCGAGTTTAGTTGTGATCTTCTTGACTAGTGTTGGATCTGTTCTGATTTCAGCATTGATGGTTGGATTGGCTATTGTTTGTTGTCATGGTGCATTCAGGACTCCTGAAGATCTGTTCTTGGATGATCAAGATACCGCTGCATCTACTGGATTCCTATCATTCCTTGCTGGATCATCATCGACGACCAAAATTGCTTCTGTGGTGGCTGGTCGTGTCTGA